The Pseudomonas parafulva genome window below encodes:
- a CDS encoding type IV pilus secretin PilQ, with protein MQALATTAYKGEPLSLNFQDVEVRAVLQVLADYAGVNLVASDTVQGNVTLRLQDVPWDQALDLVLRSRGLARREQGNVLLIAPAAELAEQTRETQADRLLEARSQPLQRALLPVHHADASALAPLLLASLALDDPADARATLSVDPRTNTLVAVQSAGRLAELRQLIAQLDVPVRQVMIEARIVEANVDYEKVLGVRWGAKHGGSPGRSGSELFVDLGASPATSGIGLGLVGSNALLDLQLSAMEKSGNGEIISQPKVVTADKETARILKGTEVPYQQSSKSGATSVSFREASLSLEVTPQITPDGKVIMAVRVTKDEPDYANALNDVPPIRKNEVNAKVRVADGQTIVIGGVYSTSNSNVVDKVPFLGDLPYVGRLFRRDALQEKKSELLVFLTPRIMNDQAIAVSR; from the coding sequence ATGCAGGCACTGGCGACGACGGCCTACAAAGGTGAGCCGCTGTCGCTGAACTTCCAGGATGTGGAGGTGCGAGCGGTGCTGCAGGTGCTGGCCGACTATGCAGGGGTCAATCTGGTGGCCAGCGACACGGTCCAGGGCAACGTCACGCTGCGCTTGCAGGACGTACCCTGGGACCAGGCGCTGGACCTGGTGCTGCGCAGTCGCGGATTGGCCAGGCGCGAGCAGGGTAATGTACTGCTGATCGCCCCTGCCGCCGAGCTTGCCGAGCAAACGCGCGAGACGCAGGCTGACCGCCTGCTGGAGGCGCGGTCGCAGCCGCTGCAGCGCGCACTGCTGCCCGTTCACCATGCCGATGCGTCCGCGCTGGCACCGCTGTTGCTGGCCAGCCTGGCCCTCGATGACCCGGCGGATGCGCGCGCCACGCTGAGCGTGGATCCACGCACCAACACCCTCGTCGCCGTCCAGTCCGCCGGGCGGCTGGCCGAACTGCGGCAGTTGATCGCGCAGTTGGACGTGCCGGTGCGTCAGGTGATGATCGAGGCGCGCATCGTCGAGGCCAACGTCGACTACGAGAAGGTGCTTGGCGTACGCTGGGGCGCCAAACATGGCGGTTCGCCGGGACGCTCGGGCAGCGAACTGTTCGTCGATCTCGGCGCCTCGCCCGCCACGTCCGGCATCGGTCTAGGCTTGGTGGGCAGCAATGCGCTGCTCGACTTGCAGCTCAGCGCCATGGAAAAGAGCGGGAATGGCGAGATCATCTCGCAGCCCAAGGTGGTCACGGCCGACAAGGAAACCGCACGCATCCTCAAGGGCACCGAGGTGCCGTACCAGCAGTCGAGCAAGAGTGGCGCCACCTCGGTGTCGTTCCGCGAGGCCTCGCTTTCATTGGAGGTCACCCCGCAAATCACCCCTGACGGCAAAGTCATCATGGCGGTGCGCGTGACCAAGGACGAGCCCGACTACGCCAATGCCCTCAACGACGTGCCGCCGATTCGCAAGAACGAGGTCAACGCCAAGGTACGCGTGGCCGACGGTCAGACCATTGTGATTGGTGGCGTGTATTCGACGTCGAACAGCAATGTGGTCGACAAGGTGCCATTTCTTGGCGATCTGCCGTATGTTGGACGGCTGTTTCGACGCGATGCATTACAAGAGAAAAAATCCGAGCTGCTGGTCTTCCTGACTCCGCGTATCATGAATGACCAGGCGATTGCTGTGAGTCGTTGA
- the aroK gene encoding shikimate kinase AroK — protein sequence MRNLILVGPMGAGKSTIGRLLAKELRLLFKDSDKEIELRTGANIPWIFDREGEPGFRDREQAMIAELCELDGVVVATGGGAVMREANRRALHQGGRVIYLHASVEQQVGRTARDRNRPLLRTANPEATLRSLLEMRDPLYREIADLVVETDERPPRMVVIDILERLQQLPPR from the coding sequence GTGCGAAATTTGATACTTGTAGGGCCCATGGGTGCCGGAAAGAGCACCATCGGGCGCCTGTTGGCCAAAGAGCTGCGTCTGCTGTTCAAGGATTCCGACAAGGAAATCGAACTGCGCACCGGCGCCAACATCCCGTGGATCTTCGACAGGGAAGGCGAGCCGGGCTTTCGCGATCGCGAGCAGGCGATGATCGCCGAGTTGTGCGAACTCGACGGCGTGGTGGTCGCCACAGGCGGTGGCGCGGTGATGCGCGAGGCCAACCGTCGTGCCCTGCACCAAGGCGGCCGGGTCATCTACCTGCACGCCTCGGTCGAGCAGCAGGTGGGCCGTACCGCCCGTGATCGCAATCGCCCGCTGCTGCGCACGGCCAATCCTGAAGCCACGCTGCGCTCGCTGCTGGAGATGCGCGACCCGCTCTACCGCGAGATCGCCGACCTGGTGGTGGAAACCGACGAACGGCCACCGCGCATGGTGGTGATCGACATTCTCGAGCGCCTGCAGCAGTTGCCGCCCCGCTGA